A genome region from Streptomyces antimycoticus includes the following:
- a CDS encoding ABC transporter substrate-binding protein — translation MRRFPRVTVLTAAAALVLPLSACGSGDADGGKPTSGPIDIWYSTNEQEQVWAKATVDAWNAEHTKEKVTAKAVPSGKSTEDVIGAAITAGNTPCLVYNTAPAAVAAFQKQGGLVNLSDTFGDAESFIKKRSGGAADGFRSPDGKLYQVPWKTNPFMLYYNKDVFKKAGLDAENPKLSTYDDVLAAAKKIKSSKAAKFTLYPPATSDYTNALFDFYPLYLANSGGTQLVKDKKATFTSDAGRQTLGFWQQMYAGGYSSPEAYSGDMWAGPFADGVAAMGIAGPWGKGQFDGKVKYGVVPLPTAEGIPADKTSTFADSKNVGLFTSCKHKRTAWEFAKFSMSAKNDAALLEETGQFPTRSDVAAVAGAISRTIPSTGPSPTRCRGRWTCRTSPARPRCGRRSAQPGKTRCCPGRAM, via the coding sequence ATGAGGCGTTTTCCGCGTGTAACGGTGCTGACCGCCGCCGCAGCGCTTGTCCTGCCATTGTCCGCCTGCGGTTCGGGCGATGCCGACGGCGGCAAGCCGACCTCGGGACCGATCGACATCTGGTACTCGACGAACGAGCAGGAGCAGGTCTGGGCCAAGGCCACAGTGGATGCCTGGAACGCCGAGCACACCAAGGAGAAGGTCACCGCCAAGGCGGTTCCGTCGGGCAAGTCCACCGAAGACGTCATCGGGGCCGCGATCACCGCGGGCAACACCCCGTGCCTCGTCTACAACACCGCTCCGGCGGCGGTCGCCGCATTCCAGAAGCAGGGCGGCCTGGTGAATCTCTCGGACACCTTCGGCGATGCCGAGTCCTTCATCAAGAAGCGCTCCGGCGGTGCCGCGGACGGCTTCCGTTCCCCGGACGGCAAGTTGTATCAAGTGCCGTGGAAAACCAACCCGTTCATGCTCTATTACAACAAGGACGTCTTCAAGAAGGCCGGCCTGGACGCCGAGAATCCGAAGCTGAGCACGTACGACGATGTGCTGGCCGCGGCGAAGAAGATCAAGAGCAGTAAGGCGGCGAAGTTCACCTTGTATCCGCCGGCGACCAGTGACTACACCAATGCGCTGTTCGACTTCTATCCGCTGTACCTGGCCAACTCCGGCGGCACGCAATTGGTGAAGGACAAGAAGGCCACCTTCACTTCCGACGCCGGACGGCAGACCCTCGGCTTCTGGCAGCAGATGTACGCAGGCGGATACTCGTCCCCGGAGGCGTACAGCGGCGACATGTGGGCGGGCCCGTTCGCCGACGGGGTGGCCGCCATGGGCATCGCCGGGCCGTGGGGCAAGGGACAGTTCGACGGCAAGGTGAAGTACGGCGTGGTGCCGCTGCCCACGGCCGAGGGAATACCGGCAGACAAGACATCGACGTTCGCGGACTCCAAGAACGTCGGTCTGTTCACCTCGTGCAAGCACAAGCGGACCGCCTGGGAATTCGCCAAGTTCTCGATGAGCGCGAAGAACGACGCGGCACTGCTGGAGGAGACGGGGCAGTTCCCCACCCGCAGTGACGTGGCCGCCGTCGCGGGGGCTATCTCAAGGACAATCCCTTCTACCGGCCCTTCGCCGACGCGGTGCCGCGGGCGGTGGACGTGCCGAACATCGCCGGCTCGACCGAGGTGTGGAAGACGTTCCGCACAGCCTGGGAAGACGCGGTGCTGCCCGGGAAGGGCGATGTGA
- a CDS encoding carbohydrate ABC transporter permease yields MKSLRDSGDGTQAAGDPPRGRHPRPSPRHAPPAAATERRIPGRRPGASRLQRWLGNSPLGLVLTAPYTAYVLVVFIIPFGVGVWMAFHDYFFTAPGVSVPHPFVGFDNFTEVLGEEKTQRAFANLGLFMAINIPLTVVLALALASALNAATHWRGFFRVAYYVPYVTASVATLAVWLFLFNGSGAVNNVLGPWAPDPSWLANKHLVMPLIAVYVTWKQLGFYILLYLAALQNVPKELHEAALTDGAGRWQAFRAVTLPAVRPVTSLVILLSIITAGQLFTEPFLLTGGGPSGASLTPALLVYQRGIEQGEPDAAAAIGLILVTGVLIIATVARRVMERD; encoded by the coding sequence ATGAAATCACTCCGCGACAGCGGCGATGGGACCCAGGCCGCAGGTGATCCGCCCCGCGGCCGGCACCCCCGGCCATCGCCCCGCCACGCACCGCCGGCAGCCGCAACCGAACGCCGTATCCCGGGTCGCCGGCCCGGCGCCTCGCGGCTCCAGCGTTGGCTGGGCAACAGCCCGCTCGGGCTCGTCCTGACCGCGCCGTACACCGCCTACGTCCTGGTCGTGTTCATCATCCCGTTCGGGGTCGGCGTATGGATGGCCTTCCACGACTACTTCTTCACCGCGCCCGGCGTCTCCGTGCCGCACCCGTTCGTCGGGTTCGACAACTTCACCGAGGTCCTCGGCGAGGAGAAGACCCAGCGCGCCTTCGCCAACCTCGGGTTGTTCATGGCGATCAACATTCCGCTGACCGTGGTGCTGGCGCTCGCGCTGGCGTCGGCACTGAATGCCGCGACTCACTGGCGCGGATTCTTCCGGGTGGCGTACTACGTGCCGTATGTGACGGCCTCGGTCGCCACGCTGGCGGTCTGGCTGTTTCTGTTCAATGGCTCCGGTGCCGTCAACAACGTCCTCGGCCCCTGGGCCCCGGACCCGTCCTGGCTGGCGAACAAGCACTTGGTGATGCCGCTCATCGCCGTCTACGTCACCTGGAAGCAGCTCGGGTTCTACATCCTGCTCTACCTCGCCGCGCTACAGAACGTGCCCAAGGAGCTGCACGAGGCGGCACTGACCGACGGAGCCGGGCGCTGGCAGGCGTTCCGGGCCGTCACCCTGCCGGCCGTCCGGCCCGTCACCTCGCTCGTCATCCTGCTGTCGATCATCACTGCCGGGCAACTCTTCACCGAGCCGTTCCTGCTCACCGGCGGCGGCCCGAGCGGCGCCTCGCTCACCCCCGCGCTGCTGGTGTACCAGCGGGGTATCGAGCAGGGCGAGCCGGATGCCGCGGCAGCCATCGGACTGATTCTCGTCACCGGCGTGCTCATCATCGCGACCGTCGCCCGGCGCGTCATGGAGAGGGACTGA
- a CDS encoding carbohydrate ABC transporter permease, which yields MARIARILRYATLGLGAIAALLPFYYMLIGALQKKRDTGLGGLLPKPSNLTLDNLAGIDDSFSLLGALANSLIMTVGVVVCTLVFGLLAGYALAILRFRGRGLVFALVLLVQAIPFQLLMIPLYVMVVRYFGLADSYAGMILPFAINSVAVLIFRQYFLQIPREIFDAARMDGASELRILRSVAVPLVRPAILTAMLVTFIGPWNEFLWPFLVTKDQGMQPLAVSLANFSQANSTFQANPMGAVLAGACVLAVPAVVLFLLFQRHFTSANLGSAIKG from the coding sequence ATCGCGCGCATCGCCCGCATCCTGCGCTACGCCACGCTCGGCCTCGGCGCCATCGCCGCGCTGCTGCCGTTCTACTACATGCTCATCGGGGCGCTGCAGAAGAAGCGCGACACCGGCCTCGGCGGCCTGCTGCCGAAGCCGAGCAACCTGACCCTGGACAACCTCGCGGGTATCGACGACTCGTTCAGCCTGTTGGGTGCCCTGGCCAACTCGCTGATCATGACGGTGGGGGTGGTGGTCTGCACGCTGGTCTTCGGCCTGCTGGCCGGCTACGCCCTGGCGATCCTGCGCTTCCGCGGCCGCGGTCTGGTGTTCGCGCTCGTCCTGCTGGTCCAGGCGATCCCGTTCCAGTTGCTGATGATCCCGCTGTACGTGATGGTGGTGCGTTACTTCGGCCTCGCCGACAGCTACGCCGGAATGATCCTGCCGTTCGCCATCAACTCCGTCGCCGTGCTCATCTTCCGCCAGTACTTCCTCCAGATCCCGCGCGAGATCTTCGACGCGGCGCGCATGGACGGAGCGAGTGAGCTGCGCATCCTGCGCTCTGTGGCGGTGCCACTGGTGCGCCCGGCGATTCTCACAGCCATGCTGGTGACCTTCATCGGCCCGTGGAACGAGTTCCTCTGGCCGTTCCTGGTGACCAAGGACCAGGGGATGCAGCCCCTCGCGGTCAGCCTGGCGAACTTCTCGCAGGCCAATTCCACCTTCCAGGCCAACCCCATGGGTGCTGTGCTCGCCGGTGCCTGCGTGCTGGCGGTGCCGGCCGTCGTCCTCTTCCTGCTCTTCCAGCGCCACTTCACCTCTGCCAACCTCGGATCCGCGATCAAAGGCTAG
- a CDS encoding glycoside hydrolase family 130 protein gives MTQRNTETALPYALKRVGVLMNADPTDPLEAEGVLNPATAWGPDGELYLFPRMVATGNVSRIGRARVVIEDGVPVGVERQGVVLSPDEGFERGAHNAGVEDPRITFIPDLGVHVMTYVAYGPLGPRPALAVSTDTISWRRLGPLHFTYQSHLSTDLNFFPNKDLVFFPEIVPGPDGRASFAMLHRPMWDLDWLRPGEGAPAPAGVADGRPSIWIAYVDAEAARRDLSALTSLRHSAPVAAPEMPFEVAKIGAGPPPLRVPEGWLLIHHGVTGPVARGFELSHGAVYRAGGMLLDPDNPARVLARSQEPWLSPETREETVGTLGNVVFPTAVERIAGTVYVFYGMADSAIGVAALERTAD, from the coding sequence ATGACCCAGCGCAACACCGAAACCGCGCTCCCGTACGCACTCAAGCGGGTCGGCGTGCTCATGAACGCCGACCCCACCGACCCCCTGGAGGCCGAGGGCGTCCTCAATCCGGCCACCGCCTGGGGACCCGACGGCGAGCTCTATCTTTTCCCCCGCATGGTCGCGACAGGCAATGTCTCCCGGATCGGCCGCGCCCGTGTCGTGATCGAAGACGGCGTACCGGTCGGCGTCGAGCGCCAGGGCGTGGTGCTGTCCCCGGACGAAGGCTTCGAGCGGGGCGCACACAATGCCGGCGTGGAGGACCCCCGCATCACCTTCATCCCCGACCTGGGCGTACACGTCATGACGTACGTCGCCTACGGGCCGCTCGGTCCGCGGCCCGCGTTGGCCGTCTCTACGGACACGATCAGCTGGCGCCGTCTGGGCCCACTGCATTTCACGTATCAGTCGCACCTGTCCACCGACTTGAACTTCTTCCCCAATAAAGACCTTGTCTTCTTCCCCGAGATCGTGCCCGGCCCCGACGGCCGTGCGAGCTTCGCGATGCTGCACCGGCCGATGTGGGACCTGGACTGGCTGCGCCCGGGCGAGGGCGCCCCGGCCCCGGCCGGGGTGGCCGACGGCCGCCCGTCGATCTGGATCGCGTACGTAGACGCCGAGGCGGCCCGCCGCGATCTTTCGGCGCTGACCTCGCTGCGGCACTCCGCTCCGGTGGCCGCTCCGGAGATGCCGTTCGAGGTGGCGAAGATCGGTGCGGGTCCGCCGCCGCTGCGGGTGCCCGAGGGCTGGCTGCTCATCCACCATGGGGTGACCGGCCCGGTCGCGAGGGGCTTTGAGCTCAGCCATGGCGCCGTCTACCGGGCCGGGGGCATGCTGCTGGACCCGGACAATCCGGCGCGGGTGCTGGCGCGCTCGCAGGAGCCGTGGCTGTCTCCGGAGACCCGCGAGGAGACGGTAGGAACGCTTGGCAACGTTGTCTTCCCGACGGCGGTCGAGCGCATCGCGGGGACCGTCTATGTGTTCTACGGGATGGCGGACAGCGCGATCGGCGTAGCCGCCCTGGAGCGGACCGCGGACTGA
- a CDS encoding polysaccharide lyase family 8 super-sandwich domain-containing protein, translating into MGHKYFWRSEFSSHLRDAYGIFTRVNSPRMKGSEYRSTFRPEVGNEIDWNAAGATSIQVTNREYDDLVPAFDWFHYPGVTAPYTKVTTQSSPANRGSFTGGVSDGRYGASVFTLDRFSTTGRKSYFYFDDEMVALGAGISSTSQYAVHTTVNQGAARSNASVGGKAVRPGTDSAATGASWAYNDEIGYVFPEGGPLKVSNKEQTGSWLDRDPVKRNAFTLFFDHGTSPDGAKYAYVLLPGATPEKVRSYAAKPVVRILRNDEQVQAVRHPRLRLTMATFHAAGSLDLGSGRTLRVDQPAIIMLNEDGGSAVASVANPDQPGLTVSVTLAAPGRARRASFPLGAGPNLGKTVTQPLR; encoded by the coding sequence ATCGGGCATAAGTATTTCTGGCGCTCGGAGTTCTCTTCGCATCTGCGGGACGCGTATGGAATCTTCACCAGGGTCAATTCCCCTCGTATGAAGGGCAGCGAGTACCGCTCCACCTTCCGGCCCGAAGTCGGCAACGAGATCGACTGGAACGCGGCGGGAGCCACCTCGATCCAGGTCACGAACCGGGAATACGACGACCTCGTACCCGCCTTCGACTGGTTCCACTACCCGGGTGTCACCGCGCCTTACACCAAGGTGACGACGCAGTCGAGTCCCGCCAACCGCGGCAGTTTCACCGGCGGCGTTTCCGACGGGCGTTACGGGGCAAGCGTCTTCACCCTCGACCGGTTCTCGACCACCGGGCGCAAGAGCTACTTCTACTTCGACGATGAGATGGTCGCGCTCGGCGCCGGGATCAGTTCCACCTCGCAGTATGCCGTCCATACGACCGTCAATCAGGGAGCGGCCCGGTCCAATGCCTCCGTCGGCGGCAAGGCCGTACGCCCGGGGACCGATTCAGCTGCCACCGGCGCCTCATGGGCGTACAACGACGAGATCGGCTACGTCTTCCCTGAGGGCGGGCCGTTGAAGGTCTCGAACAAGGAGCAGACCGGGAGCTGGCTCGACCGTGATCCAGTGAAGCGGAATGCCTTCACCCTCTTCTTTGACCACGGAACCAGCCCGGACGGAGCCAAGTACGCCTACGTCCTCCTGCCCGGCGCGACACCCGAAAAGGTCCGCTCCTATGCGGCCAAGCCGGTCGTCAGGATCCTGCGCAACGACGAGCAGGTCCAAGCAGTCCGCCACCCGCGGCTGCGGCTGACGATGGCGACCTTCCATGCCGCGGGCTCCCTCGACCTGGGATCAGGTCGCACGCTGCGAGTCGATCAGCCGGCCATCATCATGCTCAACGAGGACGGTGGCTCCGCCGTGGCCAGCGTCGCCAACCCCGACCAGCCCGGCCTGACGGTCTCCGTCACCCTTGCCGCACCCGGCCGCGCCCGTCGCGCCAGCTTCCCGCTGGGCGCCGGCCCGAACCTCGGCAAGACGGTGACACAGCCCCTCAGGTGA
- a CDS encoding helix-turn-helix domain-containing protein produces the protein MIISNRRITGLTAEVIAELVAEVGPLWHERHQARLASRPRKRAMGAGAKHQLMFVDRLLAALVHLRHGTTHDVLARWFGVDRSTITRAIGEVRPLLAERGCTIDPDVRPRTLAEVIDHPGPTGMTGIIDGTEIRVRPRPSVAGTGTGTSSSPARASRTPSRPMVVTDETDGCCSAAPPDPEAARTSPRRAS, from the coding sequence GTGATCATCAGCAACCGACGGATCACGGGCCTGACGGCCGAGGTGATCGCTGAACTCGTCGCCGAGGTCGGCCCGTTGTGGCACGAGCGTCACCAGGCCAGGCTTGCCTCCCGGCCGCGGAAGCGGGCCATGGGCGCTGGCGCGAAACACCAGCTAATGTTCGTCGACCGGCTCCTGGCCGCTCTCGTCCATCTCCGCCACGGGACCACGCACGACGTGCTGGCCCGCTGGTTCGGCGTGGACCGCTCCACCATCACCCGAGCCATCGGTGAGGTGCGGCCCCTGCTCGCCGAGCGGGGGTGCACCATCGACCCCGACGTGCGGCCGCGAACTTTGGCCGAGGTCATCGACCATCCCGGCCCGACCGGAATGACCGGCATCATCGACGGCACCGAGATCCGGGTCCGCCCCCGGCCGTCGGTCGCCGGGACCGGGACCGGGACAAGTTCATCTCCGGCAAGAGCAAGCAGAACGCCGTCAAGGCCCATGGTGGTCACGGATGAGACGGACGGGTGCTGTTCCGCAGCCCCGCCAGACCCGGAAGCTGCGCGGACATCACCCAGGCGCGCCAGTTAG
- a CDS encoding transposase family protein: protein MLFRSPARPGSCADITQARQLGLVKLLAGGPVVEILADAGYQGLGARTGGRVVTPPHRKFKKNAPDWYEEMHERQRKAHSSRRIRVEHGIAHLKNWRALARHLGGREHMSDTVQAIAGLLSHQQTADLNPTQQV, encoded by the coding sequence GTGCTGTTCCGCAGCCCCGCCAGACCCGGAAGCTGCGCGGACATCACCCAGGCGCGCCAGTTAGGGCTGGTCAAGCTGCTGGCCGGAGGGCCCGTGGTGGAGATCCTCGCGGATGCCGGCTACCAGGGCCTGGGAGCCCGGACCGGCGGGCGCGTGGTGACACCACCGCACCGCAAGTTCAAGAAGAATGCCCCGGACTGGTACGAGGAGATGCATGAGCGGCAGCGCAAGGCACATTCCTCGCGACGTATCCGGGTCGAGCACGGCATCGCCCACCTGAAGAACTGGCGGGCCCTTGCCCGCCACCTCGGCGGCCGCGAACACATGAGCGACACCGTTCAGGCCATTGCCGGCCTGCTGTCCCATCAGCAGACCGCGGACCTGAACCCGACACAGCAGGTGTGA
- a CDS encoding IS5 family transposase (programmed frameshift) has product MRRHELSDAEWAFVQPLLPRSERGRRRLDDRTVLNGIVWKFRTGTAWRDVPERYGSWATLHTRFRRWAKDGTFERMLRAAQARADAAGDIEWLVSVDSTIVRAHQHAAGAPKRGLCAPGLGRSRGGLTSKIHLACDAVGRPLAFTVTGGNTNDCTQFTAVMKAIRVPRLGPGRPRVRPGHVIGDKGYSSKAIRTWLRQRNIRHTIPERSDQIRNRLRRGSRGGRPPAFDKHVYKRRNVVERCFNRLKQWRGIATRYDKTAESYQAAITLASLLMWA; this is encoded by the exons ATACGTCGCCATGAACTGTCCGATGCCGAGTGGGCCTTCGTGCAGCCGTTGCTGCCCCGGTCCGAGCGGGGCCGCAGGCGGCTGGACGACCGGACGGTCCTCAACGGGATCGTGTGGAAGTTCCGGACCGGTACGGCCTGGCGGGATGTGCCCGAGCGGTACGGTTCCTGGGCCACGCTGCACACCCGCTTCCGCCGGTGGGCCAAGGACGGCACCTTCGAGCGGATGCTCCGGGCCGCCCAGGCCAGGGCCGACGCGGCCGGGGACATCGAGTGGCTGGTGTCGGTCGACTCCACGATTGTCCGGGCCCACCAGCACGCGGCCGGGGCGC CGAAAAGGGGGCTTTGCGCCCCGGGACTCGGCCGGTCCAGAGGCGGCCTGACCAGCAAGATCCACCTGGCCTGCGACGCTGTGGGGCGACCGCTCGCCTTCACCGTCACCGGCGGGAACACCAACGACTGCACCCAGTTCACCGCCGTGATGAAGGCGATCCGGGTGCCCCGGCTGGGACCGGGGCGGCCCCGGGTCCGCCCCGGCCACGTCATCGGCGACAAGGGCTACAGCTCCAAGGCCATACGCACCTGGCTGCGGCAACGGAACATCCGGCACACCATCCCGGAACGGTCCGACCAGATCCGCAACCGGCTCCGACGCGGCAGCCGTGGCGGACGTCCGCCGGCCTTCGACAAGCACGTCTACAAGCGGCGCAACGTCGTCGAACGGTGCTTCAACCGCCTCAAGCAGTGGCGCGGCATCGCC